The stretch of DNA GCGCGCGGTGGCGCTCGGGCTCGCCGATGCCGGCTACGACGTGGTGCTGTCGGGGCGCCGGCCGGAGCCGCTGCAGGCGGTGGCCGCCGAGATCGAGGCCAAGGGCCGGCGGGCGCTGGCGCAGCCGACCGATATCGGCGACGAGGCCTCGGTGATCGAACTCTTTCGCCGGGTCGAGGAGACCTTCGGGCGCCTCGACGTGCTATTCAACAATGCCGGCATCGGCGCGCCGCCGGTCGAGCTCGACGAATTGCCCGTCGCGACCTGGAAGGCGGTGGTCGACACCAACCTCACGGGCGCCTTCCTGTGCACCCAAGGCGCGTTCCGGCTGATGAAGACGCAGCAGCCCCGCGGCGGGCGCATCATCAACAACGGCTCGATCTCGGCCCACGTGCCGCGGCCGTTCTCGGCGCCCTACACCGCCACCAAGCACGCCATCACCGGGCTCACCCGCTCGACCTCGCTGGACGGGCGCGCCCACGACATCGCCTGCGGCCAGGTCGATATCGGCAACGCCGCCACCGACATGACCGTGCGGATGCAGGCCGGCGTGCCCCAGCCCGACGGCTCGACGCGGCCGGAGCCGACCATGGACGCCAAGCACGTCGCCGACGCGGTGGTCTACATGGCGAGCCTGCCGCTGGACGCCAACGTGCAGTTCATGACCGTCATGGCCACCAAGATGCCGTTCATCGGCCGCGGCTGACAGGGCAGGGCCTCTGGCCCTCGGGCGCCGGCTTGGGGTAGAGAGGCGGCGCGGGCGACGAGAGTGCCCGCGCATCCCCTTTGGGGAATATCCTTCCTCGCCGATGCCGGGCCCCCGACGGACCCGAGACAGAAACCCGGGTCCGGGCTAGACACCTCCCATGCTGATGCAGACAGACGCCCCGCGCGCCCCCGCCGATCCGGTCGCCCGGCGCCGCACCTTCGCGATCATCTCGCACCCGGATGCCGGCAAGACCACGCTGACCGAGAAGCTGCTCCTGTTCGGCGGCGCGATCCAGCTCGCCGGCGAGGTCAAGGCCAAGCGCAACCGCGTCTCGACCCGCTCGGACTGGATGGGCATCGAGAAGGAGCGCGGCATCTCGGTCGTCACCTCGGTGATGACCTTCGAGTACGGCGACTGCGTCTTCAACCTGCTCGACACGCCGGGCCACGAGGACTTCTCGGAGGACACCTACCGGACGCTGACCGCGGTCGATTCCGCCGTGATGGTGATCGACGCGGCGAAGGGCATCGAGGCGCGCACCCGCAAGCTGTTCGAGGTCTGCCGCCTGCGCGACATCCCGATCGTCACCTTCGTCAACAAGCTCGACCGCGAATCCCGCGACCCCTTCGACCTCCTCGACGAGATCGAGAAGACGCTCGCCCTCGACGTCGCGCCGGTGACCTGGCCGATCGGGCGCGGCCGGAGCTTTGCCGGCACCTACGACCTCCTGCGCCGCCGGGTGCGTCGGCTCGACGCCGCGGACGATGCCGGCACGGTGCCGGTGTCGGGCCTCGACGACCCGCTCTTCGACACCCTGCTGCCGGAGGCCGGCGACGCCGCGACCTGGCGCGAGGAGGCGGAACTGGCGGAGGGCGGCTGCAAGCCGTTCGACCTCGACGCCTTCCGCGAGGGTCACCTGACCCCGGTCTTCTTCGGCTCGGCTTTGCGCAATTTCGGCGTGCGTGACCTGATCGACGGGCTCGCCGACGTAGCACCGCCGCCCCGGGGCCAGGATGCCGACACCCGCGCGGTCGCGCCGACCGAGCCGAAGATGACCGGCTTCGTGTTCAAGATCCAGGCGAACATGGACCCGAACCACCGGGACCGCATCGCCTTCATGCGGGTCTGTTCCGGCAAGCTCAGCCGCGGCATGAAGGCGAAGCTCGTGCGGACCGGCAAGCCGATCTCTCTCTCTGCGCCGCAATTCTTCTTCGCCCAGGACCGGGCCATCGCCGACGAGGCCTATGCCGGCGACGTGGTCGGCATCCCCAACCACGGCACCTTGCGCATCGGCGACACCCTGACCGAGGGCGAGGAGCTGGTCTTCCGCGGCGTGCCGAGCTTCGCCCCCGAGCTCCTGCGCCGGATCAAGCTCACCGACGCGATGAAGGCCAAGAAGCTGCGCGAGGCGCTGCAGCAGATGGCGGAGGAGGGGGTGGTGCAGCTCTTCCTGCCGCAGGACGGCTCGAGCGCGATCGTTGGCGTGGTGGGTGCGCTGCAGCTCGACGTGCTGAAGGAGCGGCTCCAGGCCGAGTACGGCCTGCCGATCGACTATGAGCCGACCCGCTTCACCATCTGCCGCTGGATCGAGTCGGAGGACCAGGCCGAGCTCG from Methylobacterium aquaticum encodes:
- a CDS encoding SDR family oxidoreductase; translated protein: MSTQKVALVTGAGSGVGRAVALGLADAGYDVVLSGRRPEPLQAVAAEIEAKGRRALAQPTDIGDEASVIELFRRVEETFGRLDVLFNNAGIGAPPVELDELPVATWKAVVDTNLTGAFLCTQGAFRLMKTQQPRGGRIINNGSISAHVPRPFSAPYTATKHAITGLTRSTSLDGRAHDIACGQVDIGNAATDMTVRMQAGVPQPDGSTRPEPTMDAKHVADAVVYMASLPLDANVQFMTVMATKMPFIGRG
- a CDS encoding peptide chain release factor 3 produces the protein MLMQTDAPRAPADPVARRRTFAIISHPDAGKTTLTEKLLLFGGAIQLAGEVKAKRNRVSTRSDWMGIEKERGISVVTSVMTFEYGDCVFNLLDTPGHEDFSEDTYRTLTAVDSAVMVIDAAKGIEARTRKLFEVCRLRDIPIVTFVNKLDRESRDPFDLLDEIEKTLALDVAPVTWPIGRGRSFAGTYDLLRRRVRRLDAADDAGTVPVSGLDDPLFDTLLPEAGDAATWREEAELAEGGCKPFDLDAFREGHLTPVFFGSALRNFGVRDLIDGLADVAPPPRGQDADTRAVAPTEPKMTGFVFKIQANMDPNHRDRIAFMRVCSGKLSRGMKAKLVRTGKPISLSAPQFFFAQDRAIADEAYAGDVVGIPNHGTLRIGDTLTEGEELVFRGVPSFAPELLRRIKLTDAMKAKKLREALQQMAEEGVVQLFLPQDGSSAIVGVVGALQLDVLKERLQAEYGLPIDYEPTRFTICRWIESEDQAELDKFVGSHGSSMASDLDGAPVFMATTGFSLKYEEERAPAIRFTDVKDYQKRRT